One genomic region from Glaciimonas sp. PAMC28666 encodes:
- a CDS encoding PilZ domain-containing protein, translating into MAENSIGGGGAKVARPSVLSLAIKEKSALYAAYMPFLNGGGVFVPTNKAHLIGDEVYLILSLMEDPTKYPIAGKVVWITPSGANNNRAQGIGVQFPDDDGGRRLRMRVEEILGSALSSSRPTHTL; encoded by the coding sequence ATGGCAGAAAATTCAATCGGTGGTGGCGGTGCTAAAGTAGCAAGGCCTTCGGTTTTGTCCCTGGCGATTAAGGAAAAATCTGCTTTATACGCGGCTTATATGCCTTTTTTAAACGGCGGCGGGGTATTCGTACCGACCAACAAGGCGCATTTAATTGGGGATGAAGTTTATTTGATCCTCTCTTTAATGGAAGATCCGACGAAATATCCGATTGCAGGTAAGGTCGTCTGGATTACACCATCCGGTGCCAATAACAACCGGGCGCAAGGGATTGGCGTGCAATTCCCCGATGATGATGGCGGTCGCCGTTTGCGCATGCGGGTCGAAGAAATTTTGGGCTCCGCTCTTAGTTCCAGTCGACCAACACATACTTTATAA
- a CDS encoding DNA polymerase III subunit delta', producing the protein MRNLILPWQSDAWQQLQDMRARMPHAILFHGAEGIGKTVFAEQFAQSLFCDQPLADGHACGACPSCGWFVQQNHPDYRRVRPEILEDEDARDGGDGAEEGSDAKKTAKSTKAPSKEIKIDQIRALAGFMNISTHRQGQRVVVLYPAEALNAASANALLKTLEEPPPNTVFLLISNSLDRLLPTILSRCRKFPMPVPSRQDALAWLQQQGVADADMWLSEQGGAPLTAQAQSQSEGRELINELLAYLSAPGIEGALKCAERLQKTPVVELLGWQQRWLYDLFSLKMTNSVRYYPRYQKALAALTARAQTGDLLRGLKACNERRAIAEHPLSARLFIEDMLLDYAKIFA; encoded by the coding sequence ATGCGTAATTTAATACTCCCCTGGCAAAGCGATGCCTGGCAGCAACTGCAGGACATGCGGGCCCGTATGCCCCATGCCATTCTGTTTCATGGCGCAGAGGGAATCGGTAAAACGGTTTTTGCCGAGCAGTTCGCACAATCTTTGTTCTGCGATCAACCGCTGGCGGACGGTCATGCCTGTGGTGCCTGCCCATCGTGTGGTTGGTTTGTGCAGCAAAACCATCCAGACTATCGGCGCGTTCGCCCGGAAATCCTGGAGGATGAGGATGCGCGGGACGGTGGCGACGGAGCCGAAGAGGGCAGTGACGCCAAGAAAACGGCAAAGTCGACTAAAGCACCGTCGAAAGAAATTAAAATCGACCAGATTCGTGCGTTAGCCGGATTTATGAATATTTCGACCCACCGTCAGGGTCAGCGCGTGGTGGTGCTGTATCCGGCGGAGGCGTTAAATGCCGCCTCAGCCAACGCGCTACTCAAGACGTTGGAAGAGCCGCCGCCGAACACTGTATTTTTGCTGATTTCAAATAGCCTGGATCGATTGCTGCCGACCATATTGTCGCGCTGTCGTAAATTCCCGATGCCGGTTCCTTCCCGGCAAGACGCTCTGGCATGGCTGCAGCAACAAGGCGTAGCGGATGCTGACATGTGGCTGTCCGAACAAGGCGGCGCTCCTTTGACGGCGCAGGCACAGTCGCAAAGCGAGGGGCGCGAACTGATCAATGAACTGTTGGCATATCTGAGTGCGCCTGGAATAGAAGGCGCTTTGAAGTGCGCAGAACGTTTGCAGAAAACGCCGGTGGTGGAATTGCTCGGCTGGCAGCAGCGTTGGCTCTATGATTTGTTTTCGCTGAAAATGACGAATTCGGTGCGTTATTATCCGCGTTATCAAAAAGCCCTGGCAGCGTTGACGGCGCGGGCCCAAACCGGTGATTTGCTACGTGGACTGAAGGCCTGCAATGAACGAAGGGCGATTGCTGAGCATCCATTATCGGCGCGCCTTTTCATTGAAGATATGTTGTTGGATTACGCAAAAATATTCGCTTAA
- the mltG gene encoding endolytic transglycosylase MltG, which yields MTLFKKLLLSVVVLALLAIVGLSYWARQPVFEIGAPIPFTVRPGSGLDSVVQQIADAGVPVNPELLGVLARLSGKSAKLKAGSYEIKPGTTPTRLITQLVRGEFAQESLTVIEGWTFHQMRQAIAAQTSLKHDTALLSDAELMAKITTDYALPEGLFAPDTYLFAKGSSDLQVYKQAHALLLKRLNNAWDNRDLSVPYKTPYEALIMASIVEKETGRKAERTNIAGVFVNRLRLGMLLQTDPTVIYGMGEQYEGRIRKRDLTTDTPYNTYTRSGLPPTPISLPGDESLHAAMNPAKTDALFFVAKGDGSSHFSSSLGEHNQAVNKYQR from the coding sequence TTGACTTTGTTTAAGAAACTACTGTTGAGTGTTGTTGTGCTGGCATTGCTTGCCATTGTCGGTTTGTCTTATTGGGCTAGGCAGCCAGTGTTTGAAATCGGCGCGCCGATACCGTTTACGGTCAGGCCGGGCAGCGGGCTTGATAGCGTCGTTCAACAAATCGCCGATGCAGGGGTTCCAGTCAATCCTGAACTATTAGGCGTCCTGGCCCGGCTGAGCGGCAAAAGCGCCAAGCTTAAAGCCGGTAGCTACGAGATAAAACCCGGGACCACACCAACACGACTGATTACGCAATTGGTGCGTGGTGAATTTGCGCAGGAGTCGCTGACGGTGATAGAAGGCTGGACCTTCCATCAAATGCGGCAAGCCATTGCGGCCCAGACCTCTCTGAAGCACGACACGGCGTTGTTGTCGGACGCCGAACTGATGGCTAAAATTACGACCGACTACGCGCTACCGGAAGGTTTGTTTGCGCCGGATACTTATCTGTTCGCAAAGGGCTCCAGCGATTTGCAGGTGTATAAACAAGCGCATGCCCTACTATTGAAGCGACTCAATAACGCATGGGACAACCGCGATCTGTCGGTGCCATACAAAACGCCGTATGAGGCGCTGATCATGGCTTCCATCGTTGAGAAAGAGACGGGACGTAAAGCGGAGCGCACCAACATCGCCGGTGTATTTGTTAATCGGTTGCGCCTTGGTATGTTATTGCAAACCGACCCCACGGTTATTTATGGAATGGGTGAGCAATATGAAGGTCGTATCCGCAAGCGGGATTTAACGACCGACACGCCATACAATACGTATACGCGTTCAGGTCTGCCGCCGACGCCAATTTCGTTACCTGGGGACGAGTCGTTGCATGCGGCGATGAATCCCGCCAAAACCGATGCGCTATTTTTTGTTGCCAAGGGTGATGGTAGCAGTCATTTCTCCAGCAGCCTTGGCGAACACAATCAGGCAGTGAATAAATATCAACGGTGA
- a CDS encoding cytochrome c oxidase subunit II — MTMAVVLIALVDLSVLFQIFSPWKATPLASNWQQMDNTLTITLVITGFVFIFLNLFLVYMLMRFSHRKGRRAAYQPENKKLELWLISITTIGIIALLAPGLLVYADFVHVPKNAMQVEVLGQQWQWRFRFPGAGGKFGRTNVGLVSAANPFGIDPADRAGSGNILINSNELHLPVNYPIQMVLRSQDVLHDFYVPPFRARMNMVPGTVTSFWFTPNKVGRYEVLCAQLCGIGHANMRGYVVVEDAASFQRWLQGQPTFAVSMMPHPTVNAGVPGTVTGLVAQGKALAASKACISCHTVDGNPLVGPTWKGLFGKTETMENGSTALVDEAYLRNFIRNPTAHIVKGFTPIMPKIEMTDEELTALVAYIKSFGTPPQGSPQNQAATASESN, encoded by the coding sequence ATGACAATGGCCGTCGTACTTATCGCGTTGGTTGATCTAAGCGTACTTTTCCAAATATTTAGTCCATGGAAGGCAACGCCGCTGGCTTCCAATTGGCAGCAGATGGACAATACGTTGACGATTACGCTGGTCATTACCGGTTTTGTTTTTATCTTCCTCAATCTATTTCTTGTCTATATGTTGATGCGTTTCAGTCATCGTAAAGGTCGGCGCGCCGCGTATCAACCAGAAAATAAAAAACTCGAACTGTGGCTGATTAGTATCACCACGATTGGCATCATTGCGTTGCTGGCGCCCGGGTTGCTGGTGTACGCCGATTTTGTGCACGTTCCAAAAAATGCGATGCAGGTTGAGGTGCTGGGTCAGCAGTGGCAATGGCGTTTTCGTTTCCCTGGAGCCGGTGGAAAGTTTGGCCGAACCAATGTGGGCTTGGTCAGCGCAGCGAATCCGTTTGGTATTGATCCAGCCGATCGTGCCGGCAGCGGCAATATTTTGATCAATAGTAACGAACTGCACTTGCCCGTGAATTATCCGATTCAAATGGTGCTGAGATCCCAGGACGTCTTGCACGATTTTTATGTTCCGCCGTTCCGCGCAAGAATGAACATGGTTCCCGGAACAGTGACCTCGTTTTGGTTCACGCCAAACAAAGTTGGACGTTACGAAGTTTTATGCGCGCAATTATGTGGAATCGGCCACGCCAACATGCGCGGTTATGTCGTGGTCGAGGACGCAGCCAGTTTCCAGAGGTGGTTACAGGGTCAACCGACGTTTGCGGTTTCCATGATGCCGCATCCGACCGTTAATGCGGGTGTGCCGGGTACCGTCACCGGGCTTGTTGCGCAAGGGAAGGCACTTGCCGCGTCGAAGGCCTGTATCTCTTGCCACACGGTCGATGGAAATCCTTTGGTTGGTCCCACCTGGAAAGGATTATTCGGCAAGACGGAGACCATGGAAAACGGCAGCACCGCTTTGGTGGATGAGGCTTATTTACGAAATTTTATCCGCAATCCGACGGCTCACATCGTAAAAGGTTTCACTCCCATCATGCCGAAGATTGAGATGACCGATGAGGAGCTGACGGCGCTGGTCGCCTATATCAAATCATTTGGTACACCGCCGCAGGGCTCACCTCAAAACCAGGCGGCAACCGCATCCGAAAGCAATTAA
- the ctaD gene encoding cytochrome c oxidase subunit I, translating to MASTDEHSVHQTSDAHHAPQSFLLRYVWSQDHKVIAIQYSCIAILAGLVGVVLSNLMRLQLGFPGRFPGIDATHYYQFMTMHGMIMVIYLLTALLLGGFGNYLIPLMVGARDMVFPYLNMLSVWTYFVSVIVLMASFFVPGGPTGAGWTLYPPQAILPGTPGYEWGIILMLVSLLIFIVAATMGGLNYVTTVLQARTEGMTLMRMPLTVWGIFVATILALLAFPALFVSGIMMLLDRTLGTSFFMPALLSMGKASNYNGGSPLLFQHLFWFFGHPEVYIVALPAFGIVSDLISVHARKSIFGYRTMVWAILAIGVLSVVVWAHHMFVSGMNPYFGFFFATTTLIIAIPTAIKVYNWLLTLWDGDIHMTVPMLFALAFISTFLIGGLTGLFLGNVSVDIPLSNTYFVVAHFHMVMGVSPLLVIFGGIYHWFPKVSGRMLNDRLGKIHFWITFIGTYAIFFPMHYLGILGMPRRYYVFQGYKFIPSSAQTLNVFITLVALVVAVGQIVFIFNLVWSAFRGKRADSNPWRAASMEWQTPQTPPEHGNWGEQLPVVYRGAYAYSLPGEEEDFIAQNAPPTPAADPSPPVLRKGALA from the coding sequence ATGGCTAGTACCGATGAACATAGTGTCCACCAGACGTCTGACGCGCACCACGCGCCACAAAGCTTCCTGTTGAGATATGTCTGGAGCCAGGACCATAAGGTCATTGCCATCCAGTATTCCTGCATTGCAATCCTCGCAGGCTTGGTGGGCGTGGTGCTGTCCAATTTGATGCGGTTGCAACTTGGATTCCCCGGCCGCTTTCCCGGTATTGATGCGACGCATTACTATCAGTTCATGACCATGCACGGCATGATTATGGTGATCTATCTGTTGACTGCGCTCCTGTTAGGCGGGTTTGGTAATTACCTCATTCCGTTAATGGTGGGAGCGCGTGACATGGTGTTTCCTTACCTGAACATGTTGAGTGTCTGGACCTATTTTGTGTCGGTGATCGTGTTAATGGCGAGTTTCTTTGTTCCAGGCGGTCCAACGGGGGCAGGTTGGACGCTGTATCCCCCGCAGGCAATTTTGCCGGGAACACCGGGCTATGAATGGGGCATCATTTTAATGCTGGTGTCGTTGTTGATTTTCATCGTTGCGGCAACCATGGGTGGGCTGAATTATGTCACCACCGTTTTGCAGGCGCGTACCGAAGGCATGACGCTCATGCGGATGCCGCTGACCGTCTGGGGCATTTTCGTGGCGACCATTTTAGCGTTATTGGCTTTTCCTGCATTGTTTGTCAGCGGCATCATGATGCTGCTGGATCGCACGCTTGGAACCAGTTTCTTCATGCCCGCGCTGCTGTCAATGGGTAAGGCCAGCAATTACAACGGTGGCAGTCCGCTGTTGTTCCAGCATTTGTTCTGGTTTTTTGGGCATCCTGAGGTCTACATCGTCGCTTTGCCAGCATTCGGGATCGTATCCGATCTGATCAGTGTCCACGCGCGAAAAAGTATCTTCGGCTACCGCACGATGGTCTGGGCGATACTGGCGATCGGTGTCCTAAGCGTGGTGGTGTGGGCGCATCATATGTTTGTCAGCGGCATGAATCCCTATTTCGGATTTTTCTTTGCCACTACCACCTTAATCATCGCGATTCCGACGGCGATCAAGGTCTATAACTGGTTGCTGACATTGTGGGATGGTGATATCCACATGACCGTGCCGATGCTGTTTGCATTGGCTTTTATCAGCACTTTTCTGATTGGCGGACTGACCGGTTTATTTCTAGGCAATGTCAGCGTTGATATTCCGCTATCAAATACCTATTTCGTCGTTGCCCATTTCCATATGGTCATGGGGGTGTCACCGCTACTGGTGATTTTTGGCGGTATCTATCATTGGTTTCCAAAAGTCTCCGGACGGATGCTGAATGATCGACTCGGAAAAATACATTTTTGGATCACCTTTATTGGCACCTATGCGATATTTTTTCCGATGCATTATCTCGGTATTCTAGGTATGCCGCGGCGCTATTACGTATTTCAGGGGTATAAATTTATTCCCTCTTCAGCACAGACGTTAAACGTCTTCATCACTCTTGTGGCGTTGGTGGTCGCGGTTGGGCAGATCGTTTTTATATTTAATCTGGTGTGGAGTGCATTCCGAGGCAAACGAGCGGATTCGAATCCCTGGCGCGCCGCGTCTATGGAGTGGCAGACGCCGCAGACACCGCCTGAGCATGGTAATTGGGGCGAGCAACTTCCTGTAGTGTATCGGGGCGCATATGCTTATAGCCTTCCTGGCGAGGAAGAGGATTTTATAGCGCAAAACGCGCCGCCAACGCCAGCAGCGGACCCTTCGCCACCAGTGCTCCGAAAAGGAGCGCTGGCATGA
- a CDS encoding bb3-type cytochrome oxidase subunit III, translating to MSSSNTLKIKKRGPGPRLGSARIMQRGGNTPVTKVAAMSVALWVFIGVATALFTLFLAAYVMRMDGSDWSPIVMPWQLWISTGLLVVTSLMLHGASIAARAVSARRFFIAGGIFGLGFLGCQLWAWQILQGNHVSAMGNPAGSFFYLLTAMHGAHVMGGLVGWLRTARFARTGAGLDSAMFELRWRARLCSRYWDFLLFVWIVLFAALGWLTPELVRLICGTR from the coding sequence ATGAGTTCTTCCAATACGTTGAAAATCAAGAAGCGCGGTCCCGGCCCCCGGCTTGGTTCTGCCCGGATCATGCAGCGGGGAGGAAATACACCGGTCACCAAAGTTGCCGCCATGAGTGTGGCATTGTGGGTATTTATTGGCGTGGCGACTGCGCTATTCACATTGTTCCTGGCGGCGTATGTGATGCGTATGGACGGGAGCGACTGGTCGCCTATTGTGATGCCGTGGCAGTTGTGGATCAGCACGGGTTTGTTGGTAGTGACGAGCCTGATGTTACACGGTGCAAGCATTGCCGCGAGAGCAGTCAGCGCACGTAGATTTTTTATCGCGGGTGGGATTTTTGGACTTGGTTTTTTAGGGTGCCAACTATGGGCATGGCAGATTTTGCAAGGGAACCACGTGTCGGCAATGGGCAATCCGGCCGGGAGTTTTTTTTATTTATTGACGGCGATGCATGGGGCCCACGTCATGGGTGGGCTGGTCGGTTGGTTGCGAACGGCGCGCTTTGCACGCACTGGTGCAGGACTGGACAGCGCGATGTTTGAACTGCGATGGCGCGCCCGATTGTGTAGCCGTTACTGGGACTTTCTACTGTTCGTATGGATCGTGCTGTTCGCCGCTTTGGGTTGGTTGACGCCGGAACTGGTGCGCTTGATCTGTGGAACGCGCTGA
- a CDS encoding TatD family hydrolase yields the protein MYIDSHCHINFPELAAKMPEILAKMAQNKVTHALCVSVDLPDFPQVLELAKTYPHIYASVGVHPDYEDTPEPTVDDLIRLSDHPKIIAIGETGLDYFRLQGDLEWQRERFRRHIRASRATGKPLIIHTRAASEDTIKIMREEGAGTNAGGVGGVMHCFTESLAVAEAAIEMGFYISFSGIVTFKSAKDLQAVALAVPMERILIETDSPYLAPVPQRGKMNEPGFVVHVAEYLANLKGLPLAQVAQQTTDNFFTLFKLPDETAHA from the coding sequence ATGTACATCGACTCACATTGCCATATTAACTTCCCTGAATTGGCCGCTAAGATGCCGGAAATTTTGGCTAAGATGGCGCAGAATAAAGTAACGCACGCATTGTGCGTGTCAGTGGACCTGCCCGATTTTCCACAAGTGCTGGAATTGGCGAAAACCTATCCTCATATCTATGCTTCGGTCGGTGTCCATCCTGACTATGAAGACACCCCAGAACCTACAGTTGATGATTTGATCCGGCTCTCCGATCATCCAAAAATCATAGCGATTGGCGAGACAGGTCTTGATTATTTTCGGTTGCAAGGTGATCTTGAGTGGCAGCGGGAGCGTTTTCGTCGCCATATCCGGGCGTCGCGCGCAACCGGAAAGCCATTAATTATCCATACGCGTGCGGCGTCCGAAGATACGATAAAAATTATGCGGGAAGAGGGTGCGGGTACCAACGCTGGTGGTGTGGGCGGTGTTATGCATTGCTTCACCGAGTCGCTAGCGGTGGCGGAGGCGGCCATCGAGATGGGATTTTATATTTCCTTTTCCGGTATTGTTACTTTTAAGAGCGCAAAAGATTTGCAAGCCGTTGCCCTGGCGGTTCCAATGGAGCGGATTTTGATAGAGACCGATTCTCCGTATCTGGCGCCGGTCCCGCAGCGCGGCAAGATGAACGAACCGGGATTCGTGGTGCACGTGGCGGAGTATCTTGCGAACCTCAAGGGGCTGCCGCTGGCGCAGGTCGCGCAACAAACGACTGATAATTTCTTCACGTTATTCAAACTTCCTGATGAGACCGCACATGCTTAA
- the tmk gene encoding dTMP kinase gives MTSAKFITFEGIDGAGKSTHIGYVAALLRSRGLGVVTTREPGGTDLGEALRELVLHQKMHLETEAMLMFASRREHLAQVIEPALTRGDWVISDRFTDATFAYQGGGRKLALEKLDVLEQWVHPHLQPDLTLLFDVPLEVARARLDATRELDRFEQEKVTFFADTRAEYLRRAAQFPARFRIIDSTRSIADIQTSLEQILGAL, from the coding sequence ATGACGTCTGCGAAATTTATTACCTTCGAGGGCATCGATGGTGCGGGAAAATCAACTCACATCGGCTATGTGGCGGCGCTATTGCGTAGCCGTGGGCTGGGTGTCGTCACTACCCGTGAGCCGGGTGGTACTGACCTTGGGGAGGCCTTGCGTGAATTGGTCCTGCACCAAAAGATGCATCTGGAGACTGAGGCAATGCTGATGTTTGCCTCCCGTCGTGAGCACCTGGCGCAGGTTATTGAGCCGGCCCTGACACGTGGCGATTGGGTCATTTCTGACCGATTTACTGATGCGACGTTTGCCTATCAGGGCGGGGGCAGAAAGCTCGCTCTGGAAAAACTTGACGTTTTGGAGCAATGGGTCCACCCCCATTTACAGCCTGACCTGACCTTGCTGTTTGACGTGCCCCTGGAAGTCGCGCGCGCACGTTTGGACGCCACCCGCGAGCTGGATCGGTTCGAACAGGAAAAGGTTACTTTTTTTGCTGACACGCGCGCGGAGTACTTGCGTCGCGCAGCGCAATTTCCGGCGCGGTTCCGCATAATTGACTCGACCCGTTCAATAGCCGACATTCAGACCTCGCTGGAACAGATTCTCGGGGCACTGTAA
- a CDS encoding ankyrin repeat domain-containing protein — translation MLKFDNRVSAIISRRLLLSSLAGIALAVTLGALPGATFAANSAANSDEFFKLVQMNDYRRLPKLLASGMNPNVVESKRGETGLMLAIREESMNSFEVLLNARGIDLNLRARNGDTALMVASYKGNVSAVKSLLAKEAEPNTTGWTALHYAAAIGNDEIVQLLLDASAYIDAGSPNQTTPLMMAAREGKILTVKLLLDSGADARLKNDVGMNAIDFARKFDHEDIADGLTSRLNKASQK, via the coding sequence ATGCTTAAATTCGATAATAGGGTCAGCGCCATAATTTCACGTCGTCTGTTGTTGTCGAGCCTGGCTGGCATTGCTCTGGCAGTGACGTTGGGTGCTTTGCCTGGCGCAACTTTTGCAGCAAACTCGGCCGCAAACTCCGATGAGTTTTTCAAGCTGGTGCAAATGAATGATTATCGTCGCTTGCCGAAATTACTTGCCTCCGGAATGAATCCGAATGTTGTTGAGAGCAAACGTGGCGAAACCGGACTTATGCTGGCGATCCGCGAAGAATCGATGAACTCCTTCGAGGTATTGTTGAATGCGCGTGGAATAGACCTTAATCTACGCGCTCGCAACGGCGATACGGCGCTGATGGTCGCATCGTATAAAGGAAATGTTTCTGCAGTAAAATCATTGCTGGCGAAAGAAGCTGAGCCAAACACCACCGGCTGGACCGCGCTGCATTACGCCGCAGCGATAGGTAACGATGAAATTGTGCAATTGTTGTTGGATGCGTCGGCATATATTGATGCCGGGTCGCCGAATCAGACGACGCCGCTGATGATGGCTGCGCGTGAAGGAAAAATTCTCACCGTCAAGTTATTGCTTGATTCAGGCGCGGATGCAAGATTAAAGAACGATGTGGGAATGAACGCAATTGATTTCGCCAGAAAATTCGATCACGAGGATATCGCGGATGGATTGACCTCACGTCTGAACAAAGCGAGTCAGAAATAA
- a CDS encoding folate-binding protein YgfZ, whose product MTKIVTTWPEFLAQYPADNQKMAPDADGNFVTPITDLGLIALSGDDSANFLHNQLTNDVAQLPLDQSRLAGYCSPKGRLLATLLMWKNDQTIFLQLPRQIQAAIQKRLQMFVMRSKATLTDVTDNYAVLGLGGKAVGSALAPWFPELPSAPFAKIDNANGALIRSSDANGVARYQWITTPEIAIAAWVHLSEKLPAVGDRVWRLGQIQAGVPQITLATQEQFVPQMINYEVVGGVNFKKGCYPGQEIVARSQYLGKLKRRAVLANVDAIDVAAGTEVFSSIDPLQPCGMIVNAERLEHDGNASSCLLEIKLAALETGSVHLGSASGPQLTFIPVPYAMPDPVAPAVKLK is encoded by the coding sequence ATGACTAAAATTGTAACCACCTGGCCCGAATTTCTTGCCCAATATCCCGCTGACAATCAGAAGATGGCACCGGATGCTGATGGTAATTTTGTTACTCCGATAACAGACCTTGGCCTGATAGCACTATCCGGCGACGATTCAGCCAACTTCCTGCATAACCAATTGACTAACGATGTCGCGCAATTACCGCTCGATCAGTCGCGCCTTGCCGGTTATTGCTCGCCCAAAGGACGCTTGCTGGCAACCTTGTTGATGTGGAAAAACGACCAAACCATTTTTTTGCAACTTCCGCGGCAAATTCAGGCAGCTATTCAGAAACGTTTGCAAATGTTTGTCATGCGCTCCAAAGCCACGCTAACGGATGTCACCGACAATTACGCGGTGTTGGGCCTCGGTGGTAAAGCCGTTGGATCTGCTTTAGCGCCTTGGTTCCCGGAACTTCCTTCGGCACCCTTCGCAAAAATCGACAACGCAAACGGCGCGTTAATTCGCTCCAGCGACGCCAATGGTGTGGCCCGCTACCAATGGATCACCACTCCAGAGATTGCTATTGCGGCATGGGTGCATCTGTCAGAAAAGTTACCCGCGGTTGGAGACCGGGTCTGGCGTTTAGGTCAGATTCAAGCCGGTGTTCCACAAATTACGCTGGCAACGCAAGAGCAATTTGTTCCACAAATGATCAACTACGAAGTAGTTGGCGGCGTCAATTTCAAGAAAGGGTGTTATCCCGGCCAGGAAATAGTTGCGCGCAGCCAATATTTAGGTAAACTCAAGCGCCGCGCTGTGCTGGCAAATGTTGACGCGATTGATGTCGCCGCCGGAACGGAAGTTTTCTCGAGCATCGACCCTTTGCAACCTTGCGGCATGATCGTCAATGCGGAACGACTTGAGCATGATGGCAACGCTTCTTCCTGCCTGTTGGAAATCAAACTGGCAGCGTTAGAAACTGGTAGCGTGCATTTGGGTTCTGCGAGTGGACCGCAGTTAACGTTTATACCGGTGCCATACGCCATGCCAGATCCGGTGGCACCTGCGGTCAAGCTTAAATAA
- a CDS encoding GNAT family N-acetyltransferase — MKYHHRLATQQDLAAIVAIYNSTVASREVTADTEPVSVASRQAWFDHHNPTLRPLWVVEQDGDGKAATEILGWLSYSDFYGRPAYAGTAEISIYIHETARGKGIGRYLMEQAIAYAPHVAVHTLLGFVFGHNAPSLKLFEIFGFERWANMPRVATLDGVERDLVILGKRVA, encoded by the coding sequence ATGAAATATCACCATAGACTAGCAACCCAACAAGATTTGGCCGCGATCGTTGCGATTTACAATAGTACCGTCGCGTCGCGTGAAGTCACGGCAGATACTGAACCGGTATCGGTTGCGTCGCGGCAAGCCTGGTTCGATCATCATAATCCGACGCTGCGCCCGTTATGGGTGGTTGAGCAGGACGGGGACGGGAAGGCAGCCACGGAGATTCTGGGTTGGCTGTCGTATTCAGACTTCTACGGTCGCCCGGCTTATGCAGGAACTGCAGAGATTTCGATTTATATCCACGAAACTGCGCGTGGCAAAGGGATAGGCCGTTATTTAATGGAGCAGGCCATCGCATATGCGCCGCACGTCGCGGTGCATACTTTGCTTGGTTTTGTTTTTGGTCATAACGCGCCTAGCTTGAAATTATTTGAAATATTCGGTTTTGAGCGGTGGGCCAACATGCCGCGAGTGGCAACCCTGGATGGTGTTGAGCGCGATTTAGTGATTTTGGGTAAACGAGTCGCCTGA
- a CDS encoding DUF4936 family protein, whose protein sequence is MDLYIYYRVAAANATQFMQLATAMQNALSRDYNIACALKRRPEATEDQHTWMEVYLAVPENFTSHVAQAVVQSGAATLIEGARHTEFFISESFATGSSCA, encoded by the coding sequence ATGGATCTCTATATTTATTATCGTGTCGCGGCCGCCAATGCGACCCAGTTTATGCAGTTGGCGACAGCGATGCAGAATGCGTTGTCTCGCGATTATAATATTGCGTGTGCATTAAAACGGCGACCGGAGGCGACCGAAGATCAACACACCTGGATGGAGGTTTATCTTGCAGTCCCTGAGAATTTTACGTCGCACGTCGCGCAGGCGGTTGTGCAAAGTGGCGCCGCTACCTTAATCGAAGGCGCGCGTCATACCGAATTTTTTATTTCTGAATCTTTTGCTACTGGTTCATCATGTGCCTAA